A segment of the Streptomyces sp. NBC_01235 genome:
CAGGGGCGGCCCAGTCACGCGAACCTCACCTTCTCCGCGCGACCGCAGTGACGCCGCACGGCCTCGGTGGAGCCCCAGCGGCGGATGAGTCCGGCCCACCGTTTGACAGGACCAAGGGGGCTCCCTGTCCCGATCACCATCTTTCGTCCCCAACGGGTCGGACGCAACGCAGGACCCACGAAGCCTCCGACCGGCGCGGCCAGGCGCCGCACATCCTGCTCGACGGCGGCACACCGCACCGCGGGCTCGGGATGCCGGATCGGGCACCAGCGCCGAGCCGGATGCCAGACGAGCCCGGAAAAAGGGATCAAAGTGGCATAGTGCGATATGCATTGACAATCTGGACACATGGTGTAGATCGCAGGAGTTCACGATGCTGAACCCGGCCGGAGGAGGGTGTCACCGATGGCACACCACCACACCGTCGGCAAGCACAGCCGGCCACGGCGTTCCCAGGGGGCGACGCTCCTCCTGGTGGGAACACTGCTGCTCGGCGCCGCCGCCTGCGGCGGGAGTCAGGACTCCACGGGTGGCGACGGGACGCGGAAGGTCACGATCGGTCTGGTGACCAAGACCGAGACCAACCCGTTCTTCGTGACTCTTCGCAAGGCCGCAGAGGGCGCGGCGAAGAAGAACGACGCCGAGCTCATCGCCCTGTCCGGCAAGTTCGACGGAGACAACGAGGGCCAGGTCGCCGCGGTGGAGAGCCTCATCGCCCGCCATGTGCAGGGAATCCTGATCACACCGTCGAACACGACGGGGATCCTGGGCGCCATCGCGGAGGCCCGCCGGCAGGGCATCCTGGTGATCGCGCTGGACACCGCGACGGAACCGGCGGACGCGGTGGACGCCACGTACGCGACCGACAACTTCGGGGCCGGACGCCTCCTGGGCGCCTACGTCAGGACACGGCTCGCCGACCGGGCCCCCAAGCTGTTCATGCTCGACGGTACGGAGGGCTCCACGGTCAGCAAACAACGTCACGACGGCTTCCTCAGCGGCTTCGGGATCAAGAACGACTCACCCGTGATCCGCGGACGGGCGATCACCAATGGCGACCGCAACCGGGCGCAGGCCGCGATGGAGAACCTGCTGCAGCGCACGAGCGAGGTGAACTCGGTCTACACCATCAACGAGCCGGTGGCCGACGGCGCCTACACGGCTCTCGCAGCACGCGGCCTCGCCCGGCAGGTGACCGTCGGCTCCATCGACGGCGGATGCGACGGCGTGCGCGACGTCAGATCCGGCAAGTACGCGGCCACCGTCATGCAGTTCCCGGTCAGGATGGCCGAACTGGGTGTGGCCGCGGTCCCCGACTTCGCCAGGAACGGGAAGAAACCGTCCGGCTTCACGGACACGGGCACGGAACTCATCACCGACAAGCCGGTGCGGGGACTGGCGTCCCGGAACACGGACTGGGGACTCCAGCACTGCTGGGGGTGACCTTCAAGCGCCGACCGGGCGAAGGGATCAGCAAA
Coding sequences within it:
- a CDS encoding substrate-binding domain-containing protein → MAHHHTVGKHSRPRRSQGATLLLVGTLLLGAAACGGSQDSTGGDGTRKVTIGLVTKTETNPFFVTLRKAAEGAAKKNDAELIALSGKFDGDNEGQVAAVESLIARHVQGILITPSNTTGILGAIAEARRQGILVIALDTATEPADAVDATYATDNFGAGRLLGAYVRTRLADRAPKLFMLDGTEGSTVSKQRHDGFLSGFGIKNDSPVIRGRAITNGDRNRAQAAMENLLQRTSEVNSVYTINEPVADGAYTALAARGLARQVTVGSIDGGCDGVRDVRSGKYAATVMQFPVRMAELGVAAVPDFARNGKKPSGFTDTGTELITDKPVRGLASRNTDWGLQHCWG